One segment of Streptomyces bathyalis DNA contains the following:
- a CDS encoding carbohydrate ABC transporter permease produces MAEAPPQAGRRPPDPPVRQGRLTPWLYLAPALVVLTALLAFPVCQLGLISLLEYTQAQVSGGEPTSFRGLGNYAELFADGQFRQVLLATVLFAAACVLGTITTGCALAVLLTRVRALPRLLLTTAALGAWATPAITGSTVWVFLFDADFGPVNRVLGLGDFSWTYGRMSAFALVFLEVVWCSFPLVMVTVYAGIRAVPGEVLEAAALDGASQWRTWRSVLTPMLRPILLVVTIQSVIWDFKIFTQIYVMTGGGGIAGQNLVLNVYAYQKAFASSQYGLGSAIGVVMLLLLLGVTLVYLRLLRRRGEEL; encoded by the coding sequence GTGGCCGAGGCGCCACCGCAGGCAGGCCGCCGGCCACCGGATCCGCCCGTACGGCAGGGGCGCCTCACGCCCTGGCTGTATCTGGCTCCCGCTCTCGTGGTGCTCACCGCGCTGCTGGCCTTTCCCGTCTGCCAACTGGGCCTGATCTCGCTCCTGGAGTACACCCAGGCACAGGTCAGCGGCGGTGAGCCCACGTCGTTCCGGGGTCTCGGCAACTACGCCGAACTCTTCGCCGACGGCCAGTTCCGGCAGGTCCTGCTGGCGACGGTGCTCTTCGCCGCGGCCTGCGTGCTCGGCACCATTACCACCGGCTGCGCCCTCGCGGTGCTGCTCACTCGTGTCAGGGCGCTGCCGCGGCTCCTGCTGACGACGGCCGCTCTCGGCGCGTGGGCGACCCCTGCCATCACCGGTTCCACGGTCTGGGTGTTCCTCTTCGACGCCGACTTCGGGCCGGTCAACAGGGTGCTGGGGCTGGGGGACTTCTCCTGGACGTACGGGCGGATGAGCGCCTTCGCGCTCGTCTTCCTCGAGGTGGTGTGGTGCTCGTTCCCGCTGGTGATGGTGACCGTGTACGCGGGCATCAGGGCCGTGCCGGGCGAGGTGCTGGAGGCGGCGGCGCTCGACGGGGCCTCGCAGTGGCGCACCTGGCGCAGCGTGCTGACGCCGATGCTGCGGCCGATTCTGCTCGTCGTGACGATCCAGTCGGTGATCTGGGATTTCAAGATCTTCACGCAGATCTATGTGATGACGGGCGGCGGCGGCATCGCGGGCCAGAACCTCGTGCTCAATGTGTACGCCTATCAGAAGGCCTTCGCGTCCTCGCAGTACGGCCTCGGTTCGGCGATAGGCGTCGTGATGCTGCTTCTGCTTCTCGGCGTCACTCTGGTGTATCTGCGGCTGCTGCGGCGGAGGGGCGAAGAGCTGTGA
- the murA gene encoding UDP-N-acetylglucosamine 1-carboxyvinyltransferase, whose translation MTDDVLLVHGGTPLDGEIRVRGAKNLVPKAMVAALLGSEPSRLRNVPDIRDVRVVRGLLQLHGTTVTAGEETGELVLDPSHVESANVADIDAHAGSSRIPILFCGPLLHRLGHAFIPGLGGCDIGGRPVDFHFDVLRQFGATIEKRADGQYLEAPQRLRGTKIRLPYPSVGSTEQVLLTAVLAEGSTELSNAAVEPEIEDLICVLQKMGAIISMDTDRTIRITGVDKLGGYTHSALPDRLEAASWASAALATEGQVFVRGASQREMMTFLNTFRKVGGAFEVLDEGIRFWHPGGPLKSIALETDVHPGFQTDWQQPLVVALTQATGLSIVHETVYESRLGFTSALNQMGAHIQLYRECLGGSACRFGQRNFLHSAVVSGPTKLQGSDLIIPDLRGGFSYLIAALAAQGTSRVHGIDLINRGYENFMKKLAELGAKAERP comes from the coding sequence ATGACCGACGACGTCCTGCTCGTCCACGGCGGCACACCGCTCGATGGCGAGATCCGTGTCCGTGGCGCAAAGAACCTCGTTCCGAAGGCGATGGTCGCCGCGCTGCTGGGAAGCGAGCCGAGCCGGCTCCGCAACGTCCCCGACATCCGCGATGTGCGGGTCGTGCGGGGTCTTCTGCAACTGCACGGCACGACCGTGACCGCCGGCGAGGAGACCGGCGAGCTGGTGCTCGACCCCTCGCACGTCGAGAGCGCGAACGTCGCCGACATCGACGCGCACGCGGGCTCCTCCCGCATCCCGATCCTCTTCTGCGGCCCCCTGCTGCACCGCCTGGGGCACGCCTTCATCCCGGGTCTGGGCGGCTGCGACATCGGCGGCCGTCCCGTCGACTTCCACTTCGACGTGCTGCGCCAGTTCGGCGCGACGATCGAGAAGCGCGCCGACGGCCAGTACCTGGAGGCGCCGCAGCGGCTGCGCGGCACCAAGATCCGCCTGCCGTACCCGTCCGTCGGCTCCACCGAGCAGGTGCTGCTCACCGCGGTCCTCGCGGAGGGCTCCACCGAGCTGAGCAATGCCGCCGTCGAGCCCGAGATCGAGGACCTCATCTGCGTGCTGCAGAAGATGGGCGCGATCATCTCGATGGACACGGACCGCACGATCCGCATCACCGGCGTCGACAAGCTGGGCGGCTACACCCACAGCGCCCTTCCCGACCGCCTCGAGGCCGCCTCGTGGGCGAGCGCGGCGCTCGCCACCGAGGGCCAGGTCTTCGTGCGGGGCGCCAGCCAGCGCGAGATGATGACCTTCCTCAACACCTTCCGGAAGGTCGGCGGCGCCTTCGAGGTCCTCGACGAGGGGATCCGCTTCTGGCACCCGGGCGGCCCGCTGAAGTCCATCGCGCTGGAGACGGACGTGCACCCCGGCTTCCAGACCGACTGGCAGCAGCCGCTGGTCGTCGCCCTCACCCAGGCCACGGGCCTGTCCATCGTCCACGAGACGGTCTACGAGTCCCGACTGGGCTTCACCTCCGCGCTGAACCAGATGGGCGCGCACATCCAGCTCTACCGCGAGTGCCTCGGCGGCTCCGCATGCCGCTTCGGACAGCGCAACTTCCTGCACTCCGCGGTGGTTTCCGGGCCGACGAAGCTGCAGGGCTCGGATCTGATCATTCCCGACCTGCGCGGCGGCTTCTCGTACCTGATCGCGGCGCTCGCCGCCCAGGGCACCTCCCGCGTCCACGGCATCGACCTGATCAACCGCGGCTACGAGAACTTCATGAAGAAGCTCGCGGAACTGGGCGCCAAGGCCGAGCGCCCGTAG
- a CDS encoding extracellular solute-binding protein yields MKSTVRTAASLAALALTGTLLAGCAPSTSGGGPQKDEKSGTVRVWLFREVGNKPKEDVVRRVVRKFEKRHDDVRVDVQYIPVDSRAEKIKGAFNDPASAPDLIEYGNTDTAGYVEDGGLADVSAEFADWPEAREVDPTARKSVTVGGKVYGAPFFVGVRALYYRTDVFRDLGIEPPRTLDEVAAAARRIRAERPGMYGIAVGGAYTYGALPFIWAHGGELATKKDGTLRAAVDSARARRGIAAYTRLFGDDNCPAAKCAEMSGNDNVEAFAAGKAGMVVAGDFNRRAMEDGRVDGDYDVVPLPGTERGSIAPAFAGGNNIGVLKSSSHRTLAVELMRELAGKATQRQLFDAMGFLPTFTDTREQAAREEPFVEPFVETLDAGTEFVPATPAWAEIDASLVLPTMFQKIAGKKSGVDGAAGEAARKMDEAFAE; encoded by the coding sequence GTGAAGTCGACCGTACGGACCGCCGCGTCGCTGGCGGCACTCGCGCTGACGGGGACGCTGCTGGCGGGCTGCGCGCCCTCCACCTCCGGCGGCGGCCCCCAGAAGGACGAGAAGAGCGGCACCGTGCGGGTGTGGCTCTTCCGTGAGGTCGGCAACAAGCCGAAGGAAGACGTCGTACGCCGCGTCGTGCGGAAGTTCGAGAAGCGCCACGACGATGTGCGCGTCGACGTGCAGTACATCCCCGTCGACAGCCGCGCGGAGAAGATCAAGGGCGCCTTCAACGACCCGGCGTCGGCGCCCGATCTCATCGAGTACGGCAACACCGACACCGCCGGCTACGTCGAGGACGGCGGACTGGCCGACGTGAGCGCCGAGTTCGCCGACTGGCCGGAGGCACGCGAGGTCGATCCGACGGCGAGGAAGTCGGTGACCGTCGGCGGCAAGGTCTACGGTGCTCCGTTCTTCGTCGGCGTGCGCGCCCTCTACTACCGCACGGACGTCTTCCGCGACCTCGGCATCGAACCGCCACGTACGCTGGACGAAGTCGCCGCCGCAGCACGCCGGATACGCGCGGAGCGGCCCGGCATGTACGGCATCGCGGTGGGCGGCGCGTACACCTACGGCGCTCTGCCGTTCATCTGGGCGCACGGCGGCGAACTCGCCACGAAGAAGGACGGCACCTTACGCGCGGCCGTCGACAGCGCACGCGCCCGACGCGGAATCGCCGCCTACACACGCCTGTTCGGCGACGACAACTGCCCGGCCGCGAAGTGCGCGGAGATGAGCGGCAACGACAACGTGGAGGCCTTCGCGGCCGGCAAGGCCGGAATGGTCGTCGCCGGCGACTTCAACCGGCGTGCAATGGAGGACGGAAGGGTCGACGGCGACTACGACGTGGTGCCGCTGCCCGGCACCGAACGCGGCAGCATCGCCCCCGCCTTCGCCGGCGGCAACAACATCGGCGTACTGAAGAGCAGTTCGCACCGGACGCTCGCCGTGGAGCTGATGCGGGAACTGGCCGGAAAGGCCACGCAGCGACAGCTCTTCGACGCCATGGGGTTCCTGCCCACCTTCACCGATACGCGCGAACAGGCGGCCCGGGAGGAGCCGTTCGTCGAGCCGTTCGTCGAAACGCTCGACGCCGGGACGGAGTTCGTGCCGGCGACACCCGCGTGGGCGGAGATAGACGCCTCCCTCGTACTTCCGACGATGTTCCAGAAGATCGCCGGGAAGAAATCCGGCGTGGACGGGGCGGCGGGCGAGGCCGCACGGAAGATGGACGAGGCGTTCGCCGAGTGA
- a CDS encoding DUF3039 domain-containing protein, giving the protein MSTLEPERGTGTGTLVEPTPQTSHGDGDHERFAHYVQKDKIMASAMDGTPVVALCGKVWVPGRDPKKYPVCPMCKEIYETMSSGGGKGGDKDGKGGGK; this is encoded by the coding sequence ATGAGCACTCTTGAGCCTGAGCGCGGTACGGGCACCGGCACGCTCGTCGAGCCGACCCCGCAGACGTCGCACGGAGACGGCGACCACGAACGGTTCGCCCATTACGTCCAGAAGGACAAGATCATGGCGAGCGCCATGGACGGGACTCCCGTTGTGGCGCTCTGCGGCAAGGTCTGGGTTCCGGGCCGTGATCCGAAGAAGTACCCGGTCTGTCCCATGTGCAAGGAGATCTACGAGACGATGAGCTCCGGCGGGGGCAAGGGCGGCGACAAGGACGGCAAGGGCGGCGGCAAGTAA
- a CDS encoding HU family DNA-binding protein, whose amino-acid sequence MNRSELVAALSERAEVTRKDADAVLAALAETIGEVVSKGDEKVTIPGFLTFERTHRAARTARNPQTGDPIEIPAGYSVKVSAGSKLKEAAKGK is encoded by the coding sequence ATGAACCGCAGTGAGCTGGTGGCCGCTCTCTCCGAGCGCGCCGAGGTGACCCGTAAGGACGCCGACGCCGTTCTGGCCGCCCTCGCCGAGACCATCGGCGAGGTCGTCTCCAAGGGCGACGAGAAGGTCACCATCCCGGGTTTCCTCACCTTCGAGCGCACGCACCGTGCGGCCCGGACCGCGCGGAACCCGCAGACCGGCGACCCGATCGAGATTCCGGCCGGGTACAGCGTGAAGGTGTCGGCCGGCTCCAAGCTCAAGGAAGCCGCGAAGGGCAAGTAA
- a CDS encoding NAD-dependent malic enzyme — MSAPSVSYSMTVRLEVPAGGTAVSQITTVVESSGGSVTGLDVTASGHERLRIDVTIAASSTAHADEIVAELRGIEGVALGKVSDRTFLMHLGGKIEMSSKHPIRNRDDLSMIYTPGVARVCTQIAEHPEDARRLTIKRNSVAVVTDGSAVLGLGNIGPQAALPVMEGKAALFKRFAGIDAWPICLDTQDTDAIVEIVRALAPGFAGINLEDISAPRCFEIEARLRELVDIPVFHDDQHGTAIVVLAALYNALRVVDKRIEDIRVVMSGAGAAGTAILKLLLEAGVKHAIVADIHGVVHDGREDLVDEAEGSPLRWIAENTNSEGVTGTLKDAVVGTDVFIGVSAPNVLGGEDVARMAEGAIVFALANPDPEIDPAVARETASVVATGRSDFPNQINNVLVFPGVFRGLLDAQSRSVNDEMMLAAARALADVVLEDELNPNYIIPSVFNEKVSGAVAGAVRDAARAAGEAAVTHAPAVTTAAAATAADGPVD, encoded by the coding sequence ATGAGCGCGCCCAGCGTCTCCTACTCGATGACTGTCCGCCTGGAGGTCCCCGCCGGAGGGACCGCGGTCAGCCAGATCACCACGGTCGTGGAGTCGTCGGGCGGTTCGGTCACCGGCCTCGATGTCACCGCCTCGGGTCACGAGCGGCTGCGTATCGACGTCACGATCGCCGCCTCGTCCACGGCGCACGCCGACGAGATCGTCGCCGAGCTGCGCGGCATCGAGGGCGTCGCCCTCGGCAAGGTCTCCGACCGTACGTTCCTGATGCACCTCGGCGGCAAGATCGAGATGTCGTCGAAGCACCCCATTCGCAATCGCGACGATCTCTCCATGATCTACACGCCGGGCGTGGCCCGTGTGTGCACGCAGATCGCGGAACACCCCGAGGACGCGCGGCGGTTGACGATCAAGCGCAACAGCGTCGCCGTCGTCACGGACGGCTCGGCGGTGCTGGGTCTGGGCAACATCGGCCCGCAGGCCGCGCTGCCGGTGATGGAGGGCAAGGCCGCCCTCTTCAAGCGCTTCGCCGGGATCGACGCCTGGCCGATCTGCCTGGACACCCAGGACACCGACGCGATCGTGGAGATCGTGCGGGCGCTGGCGCCGGGCTTCGCCGGGATCAACCTCGAGGACATCTCCGCGCCGCGCTGCTTCGAGATCGAGGCGCGGCTGCGCGAGCTCGTCGACATCCCCGTTTTCCACGACGACCAGCACGGCACGGCCATCGTCGTGCTCGCCGCGCTCTACAACGCGCTGCGCGTCGTCGACAAGCGCATCGAGGACATCCGCGTGGTGATGTCCGGCGCTGGAGCCGCCGGTACGGCCATCCTGAAGCTGCTGCTGGAGGCGGGCGTCAAGCACGCGATCGTCGCCGACATCCACGGCGTGGTGCACGACGGGCGCGAGGACCTCGTCGATGAGGCCGAGGGCTCGCCGCTGCGCTGGATCGCGGAGAACACCAACTCCGAAGGCGTCACGGGCACCTTGAAGGACGCCGTGGTCGGCACGGACGTCTTCATCGGCGTCTCCGCGCCCAATGTGCTCGGCGGCGAGGACGTGGCGCGCATGGCGGAGGGCGCGATCGTGTTCGCTCTCGCCAATCCCGACCCGGAGATCGACCCGGCGGTGGCGCGCGAGACGGCCTCCGTCGTCGCCACGGGCCGCTCCGACTTCCCGAACCAGATCAACAACGTGCTGGTCTTCCCCGGCGTCTTCCGCGGCCTGCTGGACGCGCAGTCGCGGTCCGTCAACGACGAGATGATGCTCGCGGCGGCGCGGGCGCTCGCGGACGTGGTCCTCGAGGACGAGCTGAACCCGAACTACATCATCCCCAGCGTCTTCAACGAGAAGGTCTCCGGAGCCGTGGCGGGCGCCGTGCGGGACGCGGCGCGCGCCGCCGGTGAGGCGGCTGTCACACATGCGCCGGCGGTGACGACGGCGGCGGCCGCCACCGCGGCGGACGGTCCCGTGGACTGA
- a CDS encoding YqgE/AlgH family protein: MTEVSSLTGRLLVATPVLADPNFDRAVVLLLDHDAEGSLGVVLNRPTPVDVGDILEPWAALAGEPGVVFQGGPVSLDAALGVAVVPASQGGGHADGEQPEAEQDGGGPSGAAGEEGRDGPLGWRRVHGAIGLVDLEAPPELLAAELGSLRIFAGYAGWGPGQLEKELSEGAWYVVESEPGDVSSPSPERLWRSVLRRQRSELAMVATYPDDASLN, translated from the coding sequence ATGACCGAGGTGTCCTCGCTCACCGGGCGGCTGCTGGTCGCCACCCCGGTGCTCGCCGACCCGAACTTCGACCGTGCCGTGGTGCTGCTGCTCGACCACGACGCGGAGGGGTCGCTCGGTGTGGTGCTCAACCGCCCCACGCCCGTCGACGTCGGCGACATCCTGGAGCCCTGGGCCGCGCTCGCCGGGGAGCCCGGCGTCGTCTTCCAGGGCGGGCCCGTCTCGCTGGACGCCGCGCTGGGCGTGGCGGTGGTCCCCGCGTCGCAGGGCGGCGGGCACGCGGACGGGGAGCAGCCGGAGGCCGAGCAGGACGGTGGCGGGCCCTCGGGCGCGGCCGGCGAGGAGGGGCGTGACGGGCCGCTGGGGTGGCGCCGCGTGCACGGTGCGATCGGCCTGGTCGACCTGGAGGCGCCGCCGGAGCTGCTCGCCGCCGAGCTGGGCTCTCTGCGCATCTTCGCCGGGTATGCGGGCTGGGGCCCGGGGCAGCTGGAGAAGGAGTTGTCCGAGGGTGCGTGGTATGTCGTCGAGTCCGAACCGGGCGATGTCTCCTCGCCGTCGCCGGAGCGTCTGTGGCGGTCCGTCCTGCGGCGGCAGCGCAGTGAACTGGCGATGGTGGCCACATACCCGGACGATGCCTCACTGAATTAG